The following are encoded in a window of Fusarium verticillioides 7600 chromosome 6, whole genome shotgun sequence genomic DNA:
- a CDS encoding hypothetical protein (At least one base has a quality score < 10), producing MLITARHHAKDLQRYLDEQLTREFAFVVEFEGIIRPVEKSENGSDLNEISVVVYPPRGAKEAKVAIQQRIADSFSTEDNKLKKSDVLLYPTGMSAISHIHDIISLYTTTTKKTIAIFGFLYVDTVKVISNIHGYECKIYSGTQYDLETLEEELAAGLELCALFTEFPGNPLFGFVDLERIKRLSDELFFLFVVDDTVGTSVNVDVISHCDDVCTSLTKMFSGGCNVMGGRVTLNLKSRGH from the exons ATGCTAATAACAGCGCGTCATCATGCCAAAGATCTTCAAAGATATTTAGACGAGCAGCTAACAAGAGAATTTGCCTTCGTCGTTGAATTTGAGGGTATTATTCGTCCCGTTGAAAAGTCAGAGAACGGAAGTGACTTGAACGAGATCTCTGTGGTCGTCTACCCTCCACGAGGAGCAAAAGAGGCCAAGGTCGCCATACAACAACGTATTGCAGACTCGTTCAGTACCGAAGAcaacaagttgaagaagagcgatgTGCTCTTATACCCCACCGGCATGTCGGCTATTAGCCATATCCATGACATTATCAGCCTTTACACTACAACGACAAAGAAGACCATTGCGATCTTTGG ATTTTTGTATGTCGATACTGTCAAAGTTATAAGCAACATCCACGGGTACGAGTGTAAAATCTATAGCGGTACACAATACGACTTGGAAACTCTTGAAGAGGAGTTGGCTGCAGGTCTGGAGCTGTGTGCCCTCTTCACAGAGTTCCCTGGCAACCCACtctttggctttgtcgaTCTAGAGCGGATAAAAAGACTGTCCGATGAattattcttcttgttcgTGGTTGACGATACAGTCGGTACATCGGTAAACGTTGACGTTATCTCACATTGCGATGATGTCTGCACAAGCTTGACAAAGATGTTTAGTGGAGGCTGCAACGTCATGGGAGGACGCGTGACCCTGAACCTAAAGAGCAGAGGCCATTGA
- a CDS encoding hypothetical protein (At least one base has a quality score < 10): MSRTSRNAAPTTSGAGRQNEYFVPRDGIDREVISADICRYLGNDALVRPGHYENPQTGQAVQGYYITAYRNLTTAMIEDLKADSARWDSERRAQTSRNTSGGTIASRNVGVPPRHSSNSPVVQYRYSETHQSRQHHGPTEGPYQTDTYARDPGFDGPRYPGTGAPGYTGAAGSYGQSYGASSSGAFAGYAQTQQSPPPADTRFSSTTAATMDPSYQASQSPYVAVGTNQRPRGGYDPYANQMATSSAAAQQAYATAAPTQQGYTATAYPYSGQAPPAGYAMQPQDPFYGRAGQSTAQGYTQGTQYGRNPPYSRFRDTNKCSNKSQWYLQHPT; the protein is encoded by the exons atgtcGAGAACATCCCGGAACGCTGCCCCTACCACTTCTGGTGCGGGTCGACAAAACGAATACTTCGTCCCTCGCGACGGCATCGACCGTGAAGTCATCTCCGCCGACATCTGCCGCTATCTGGGCAACGATGCCCTCGTGCGTCCCGGTCATTACGAG AACCCTCAGACAGGCCAAGCCGTGCAAGGCTACTACATCACCGCTTACAGGAATCTTACAACT GCTATGATTGAGGATCTAAAAGCAGACTCTGCTCGATGGGATAGTGAAAGGCGTGCGCAGACGTCGCGCAATACCTCTGGAGGTACTATTGCCTCGAGAAACGTTGGCGTACCGCCGAGACACTCATCTAACTCACCTGTAGTGCAATACCGCTACTCGGAGACGCACCAGTCGCGTCAGCACCACGGTCCTACCGAGGGCCCTTATCAGACCGACACATACGCTCGTGACCCTGGCTTTGATGGCCCTAGATACCCAGGAACGGGTGCTCCCGGTTACACTGGAGCCGCTGGCTCATACGGCCAGTCCTACGGTGCCTCAAGTAGTGGTGCGTTTGCCGGTTATGCCCAAACCCAGCAATCTCCTCCCCCGGCGGATACAAGGTTCAGCTCTACTACCGCGGCCACCATGGATCCATCCTACCAGGCTTCCCAGAGCCCCTACGTGGCCGTTGGAACAAACCAACGTCCCAGAGGCGGATACGACCCTTACGCTAACCAGATGGCCACATCATCAGCTGCTGCACAGCAGGCCTATGCCACTGCTGCTCCCACGCAACAAGGCTATACAGCCACTGCTTACCCATATTCAGGTCAGGCTCCTCCTGCGGGCTACGCGATGCAGCCACAGGATCCCTTCTACGGTCGTG CAGGTCAATCAACAGCACAAGGATATACTCAGGGCACACAGTATGGAAGAAACCCCCCGTACTCGCGCTTCCGCGACACCAACAAATGCTCAAACAAATCCCAGTGGTACCTCCAGCACCCGACGTAG
- a CDS encoding hypothetical protein (At least one base has a quality score < 10): MSRTSRNAAPTTSGAGRQNEYFVPRDGIDREVISADICRYLGNDALVRPGHYENPQTGQAVQGYYITAYRNLTTAMIEDLKADSARWDSERRAQTSRNTSGGTIASRNVGVPPRHSSNSPVVQYRYSETHQSRQHHGPTEGPYQTDTYARDPGFDGPRYPGTGAPGYTGAAGSYGQSYGASSSGAFAGYAQTQQSPPPADTRFSSTTAATMDPSYQASQSPYVAVGTNQRPRGGYDPYANQMATSSAAAQQAYATAAPTQQGYTATAYPYSGQAPPAGYAMQPQDPFYGRGAYSGGNTRTAGFHMVELLTLKGLAGQSTAQGYTQGTQYGRNPPYSRFRDTNKCSNKSQWYLQHPT; this comes from the exons atgtcGAGAACATCCCGGAACGCTGCCCCTACCACTTCTGGTGCGGGTCGACAAAACGAATACTTCGTCCCTCGCGACGGCATCGACCGTGAAGTCATCTCCGCCGACATCTGCCGCTATCTGGGCAACGATGCCCTCGTGCGTCCCGGTCATTACGAG AACCCTCAGACAGGCCAAGCCGTGCAAGGCTACTACATCACCGCTTACAGGAATCTTACAACT GCTATGATTGAGGATCTAAAAGCAGACTCTGCTCGATGGGATAGTGAAAGGCGTGCGCAGACGTCGCGCAATACCTCTGGAGGTACTATTGCCTCGAGAAACGTTGGCGTACCGCCGAGACACTCATCTAACTCACCTGTAGTGCAATACCGCTACTCGGAGACGCACCAGTCGCGTCAGCACCACGGTCCTACCGAGGGCCCTTATCAGACCGACACATACGCTCGTGACCCTGGCTTTGATGGCCCTAGATACCCAGGAACGGGTGCTCCCGGTTACACTGGAGCCGCTGGCTCATACGGCCAGTCCTACGGTGCCTCAAGTAGTGGTGCGTTTGCCGGTTATGCCCAAACCCAGCAATCTCCTCCCCCGGCGGATACAAGGTTCAGCTCTACTACCGCGGCCACCATGGATCCATCCTACCAGGCTTCCCAGAGCCCCTACGTGGCCGTTGGAACAAACCAACGTCCCAGAGGCGGATACGACCCTTACGCTAACCAGATGGCCACATCATCAGCTGCTGCACAGCAGGCCTATGCCACTGCTGCTCCCACGCAACAAGGCTATACAGCCACTGCTTACCCATATTCAGGTCAGGCTCCTCCTGCGGGCTACGCGATGCAGCCACAGGATCCCTTCTACGGTCGTGGTGCGTATAGCGGAGGCAACACTCGCACGGCGGGTTTCCACATGGTCGAATTACTAACACTCAAGGGTTTAGCAGGTCAATCAACAGCACAAGGATATACTCAGGGCACACAGTATGGAAGAAACCCCCCGTACTCGCGCTTCCGCGACACCAACAAATGCTCAAACAAATCCCAGTGGTACCTCCAGCACCCGACGTAG
- a CDS encoding hypothetical protein (At least one base has a quality score < 10) produces the protein MSRTSRNAAPTTSGAGRQNEYFVPRDGIDREVISADICRYLGNDALVRPGHYENPQTGQAVQGYYITAYRNLTTAMIEDLKADSARWDSERRAQTSRNTSGVQYRYSETHQSRQHHGPTEGPYQTDTYARDPGFDGPRYPGTGAPGYTGAAGSYGQSYGASSSGAFAGYAQTQQSPPPADTRFSSTTAATMDPSYQASQSPYVAVGTNQRPRGGYDPYANQMATSSAAAQQAYATAAPTQQGYTATAYPYSGQAPPAGYAMQPQDPFYGRGAYSGGNTRTAGFHMVELLTLKGLAGQSTAQGYTQGTQYGRNPPYSRFRDTNKCSNKSQWYLQHPT, from the exons atgtcGAGAACATCCCGGAACGCTGCCCCTACCACTTCTGGTGCGGGTCGACAAAACGAATACTTCGTCCCTCGCGACGGCATCGACCGTGAAGTCATCTCCGCCGACATCTGCCGCTATCTGGGCAACGATGCCCTCGTGCGTCCCGGTCATTACGAG AACCCTCAGACAGGCCAAGCCGTGCAAGGCTACTACATCACCGCTTACAGGAATCTTACAACT GCTATGATTGAGGATCTAAAAGCAGACTCTGCTCGATGGGATAGTGAAAGGCGTGCGCAGACGTCGCGCAATACCTCTGGAG TGCAATACCGCTACTCGGAGACGCACCAGTCGCGTCAGCACCACGGTCCTACCGAGGGCCCTTATCAGACCGACACATACGCTCGTGACCCTGGCTTTGATGGCCCTAGATACCCAGGAACGGGTGCTCCCGGTTACACTGGAGCCGCTGGCTCATACGGCCAGTCCTACGGTGCCTCAAGTAGTGGTGCGTTTGCCGGTTATGCCCAAACCCAGCAATCTCCTCCCCCGGCGGATACAAGGTTCAGCTCTACTACCGCGGCCACCATGGATCCATCCTACCAGGCTTCCCAGAGCCCCTACGTGGCCGTTGGAACAAACCAACGTCCCAGAGGCGGATACGACCCTTACGCTAACCAGATGGCCACATCATCAGCTGCTGCACAGCAGGCCTATGCCACTGCTGCTCCCACGCAACAAGGCTATACAGCCACTGCTTACCCATATTCAGGTCAGGCTCCTCCTGCGGGCTACGCGATGCAGCCACAGGATCCCTTCTACGGTCGTGGTGCGTATAGCGGAGGCAACACTCGCACGGCGGGTTTCCACATGGTCGAATTACTAACACTCAAGGGTTTAGCAGGTCAATCAACAGCACAAGGATATACTCAGGGCACACAGTATGGAAGAAACCCCCCGTACTCGCGCTTCCGCGACACCAACAAATGCTCAAACAAATCCCAGTGGTACCTCCAGCACCCGACGTAG
- a CDS encoding hypothetical protein (At least one base has a quality score < 10) yields the protein MSRTSRNAAPTTSGAGRQNEYFVPRDGIDREVISADICRYLGNDALVRPGHYENPQTGQAVQGYYITAYRNLTTAMIEDLKADSARWDSERRAQTSRNTSGVQYRYSETHQSRQHHGPTEGPYQTDTYARDPGFDGPRYPGTGAPGYTGAAGSYGQSYGASSSGAFAGYAQTQQSPPPADTRFSSTTAATMDPSYQASQSPYVAVGTNQRPRGGYDPYANQMATSSAAAQQAYATAAPTQQGYTATAYPYSAGQSTAQGYTQGTQYGRNPPYSRFRDTNKCSNKSQWYLQHPT from the exons atgtcGAGAACATCCCGGAACGCTGCCCCTACCACTTCTGGTGCGGGTCGACAAAACGAATACTTCGTCCCTCGCGACGGCATCGACCGTGAAGTCATCTCCGCCGACATCTGCCGCTATCTGGGCAACGATGCCCTCGTGCGTCCCGGTCATTACGAG AACCCTCAGACAGGCCAAGCCGTGCAAGGCTACTACATCACCGCTTACAGGAATCTTACAACT GCTATGATTGAGGATCTAAAAGCAGACTCTGCTCGATGGGATAGTGAAAGGCGTGCGCAGACGTCGCGCAATACCTCTGGAG TGCAATACCGCTACTCGGAGACGCACCAGTCGCGTCAGCACCACGGTCCTACCGAGGGCCCTTATCAGACCGACACATACGCTCGTGACCCTGGCTTTGATGGCCCTAGATACCCAGGAACGGGTGCTCCCGGTTACACTGGAGCCGCTGGCTCATACGGCCAGTCCTACGGTGCCTCAAGTAGTGGTGCGTTTGCCGGTTATGCCCAAACCCAGCAATCTCCTCCCCCGGCGGATACAAGGTTCAGCTCTACTACCGCGGCCACCATGGATCCATCCTACCAGGCTTCCCAGAGCCCCTACGTGGCCGTTGGAACAAACCAACGTCCCAGAGGCGGATACGACCCTTACGCTAACCAGATGGCCACATCATCAGCTGCTGCACAGCAGGCCTATGCCACTGCTGCTCCCACGCAACAAGGCTATACAGCCACTGCTTACCCATATTCAG CAGGTCAATCAACAGCACAAGGATATACTCAGGGCACACAGTATGGAAGAAACCCCCCGTACTCGCGCTTCCGCGACACCAACAAATGCTCAAACAAATCCCAGTGGTACCTCCAGCACCCGACGTAG
- a CDS encoding IMP-specific 5'-nucleotidase 1, translating into MTTRYRVEYALKTHRRDQFIEWVKGLLAVPFVLYSQPTGVFGDGPSVTQMAEEAHRRYAEIMRDVELMIDDHISRQQDDTMLPSKLRMLIPTAGPFFTRLPLEAAFKYQDRKRYISSRRFVAPSFNDVRQILNSAQSMAVTNGSLQLATFDGDVTLYDDGFNLEPSSPVIPRLLDLLRKNIKIGIVTAAGYTSADRYYERLHGLLDAITESTDLDPIQKQNIVIMGGEANYLFEYSPSSPYKLAPVPRTQWLTPEMASWSDADITRLLDVAEGALRDCVNNLNLPAMIMRKDRAVGIIPKTPGTRIARESLEETVLVVQRILELSSLGSSEERPTKHRPNSPPIPPSVASQSRRVPFCAFNGGNDVFVDIGDKSWGVTVCQQWFGSKENGGAIRGENTLHVGDQFLSAGSNDFKARSVGTTAWIASPAETVELLDELADLMQKKLS; encoded by the exons ATGACAACCCGTTACCGTGTCGAGT ATGCTCTCAAGACACACCGAAGAGACCAATTCATTG AATGGGTCAAGGGTCTTCTAGCTGTCCCTTTTGTTCTCTACTCCCAGCCCACTGGCGTTTTTGGAGATGGGCCTAGTGTTACTCAGATGGCCGAAGAGGCTCACCGTCGTTACGCTGAGATTATGCGTGACGTTGAACTCATGATTGATGATCACA TTAGCCGTCAGCAAGATGATACCATGCTCCCGTCCAAGTTGCGGATGCTGATTCCCACTGCGGGCCCTTTCTTCACCCGCCTGCCCCTGGAGGCAGCTTTCAAGTATCAAGACAGAAAACGgtacatctcatctcggaGATTTGTTGCACCATCCTTCAACGATGTCAGGCAGATCCTCAACTCAGCCCAGTCCATGGCTGTTACGAATGGGTCACTGCAATTGGCCACGtttgatggtgatgtgaCTTTGTATGACGATGGGTTCAATCTTGAGCCATCGAGTCCTGTGATCCCCCGTCTTCTCG ACCTCTTACggaagaacatcaagattgGTATTGTCACGGCTGCTGGTTACACTTCTGCTGACCGCTACTATGAGCGCCTTCATGGACTGCTTGACGCAATTACGGAGTCAACGGATCTGGATCCTATTCAGAAGcaaaacatcgtcatcatgggAGGTGAAGCAAACTACCTGTTTGAGTACTCACCTTCTTCGCCCTACAAGCTCGCTCCTGTCCCGCGCACTCAGTGGCTGACACCCGAGATGGCCTCATGGTCGGATGCCGACATTACAAGATTGCTGGATGTTGCCGAAGGCGCCCTTCGTGATTGCGTCAACAATCTGAACCTGCCTGCCATGATCATGCGCAAGGACCGTGCTGTTGGTATCATCCCCAAGACGCCGGGTACCCGCATCGCCCGTGAGAGCCTGGAGGAGACTGTTCTCGTTGTTCAGCGCATCCTGGAGCTCAGTAGTCTCGGATCGAGCGAGGAGCGCCCGACCAAGCACCGGCCCAACTCTCCTCCAATCCCCCCTTCAGTGGCGAGCCAATCACGCCGCGTGCCATTCTGTGCTTTCAACGGAGGCAATGATGTGTTTGTCGATATTGGTGACAAGAGCTGGGGTGTGACCGTTTGCCAGCAGTGGTTTGGTAGCAAGGAGAATGGTGGCGCCATTCGCGGAGAGAACACACTACACGTAGGCGACCAATTCTTGAGTGCTGGATCCAATGACTTCAAAGCGAGAAGTGTCGGAACAACGGCCTGGATCGCAAGCCCAGCCGAGACCGTGGAGCTGCTCGACGAGTTGGCTGATCTTATGCAAAAGAAATTGTCTTGA